From Fundulus heteroclitus isolate FHET01 chromosome 5, MU-UCD_Fhet_4.1, whole genome shotgun sequence, a single genomic window includes:
- the LOC105931263 gene encoding E3 ubiquitin-protein ligase pellino homolog 1: protein MFSRGQQNIPISPTSTDRPVRYGELIVLGCNNSQPSSEKGRRRSRFALCRRDKANGVKPSTVHTSCTPQAAKAISNKEQHSISYTLSRAQTVVVEYTHDSNTDMFQIGRSTENPIDFVVTDTVADAQNLSDGQAVQSTISRFACRIICQRHPPFSARIYAAGFDSSKNIFLGEKAAKWRTPDGQMDGLTTNGVLVMHPRQGFTQDSRPGVWREISVCGKVFTLRETRSAQQRGQMVDSECNKLVDGSLIDLCGATLLWRTAEGLARTPTVKHLEALRQEFNAGRPQCPVGFNTLAFPSMRHKGVLDEKQPWVYLRCGHVHGYHCWGGRREPRVEAESQERECPMCRTQGAYVPLWLGCEPAFYVDAEPPTHAFVPCGHVCSEKTTAYWSQISLPHGTQAFHAACPFCIHPLSGETGSVRLIFQTPLD from the exons GTGTAACAATTCGCAGCCGTCCAGTGAGAAGGGCAGGAGGAGAAGCCGCTTTGCTCTGTGTCGCAGAGACAAGGCGAATGGCGTGAAACCCAGCACTGTTCACACGTCCTGCACCCCCCAGGCTGCCAAG gctATCAGCAACAAGGAGCAGCACAGCATTTCATACACGCTGTCTCGGGCGCAGACGGTGGTGGTGGAGTACACCCATGACAGCAACACAGACATGTTTCAG ATTGGCCGCTCCACAGAGAATCCTATTGACTTTGTGGTCACAGACACTGTTGCTGACGCGCAGAACCTCTCTGACGGTCAGGCAGTTCAGAGCACAATTTCCCGCTTTGCCTGCCGCATCATCTGCCAAAGGCACCCTCCGTTCTCTGCACGGATCTACGCTGCTGGCTTCGACTCCTCCAAAAACATCTTCCTTGGG GAGAAGGCAGCCAAGTGGAGAACGCCTGACGGTCAGATGGACGGACTGACCACAAACGGTGTTCTGGTCATGCATCCTCGGCAAGGTTTCACCCAGGACTCCCGACCCGGGGTGTGGAGGGAAATCTCTGTCTGCGGTAAAGTCTTCACACTGCGGGAGACCAGATCTGCTCAGCAGAGAGGCCAGATG gtGGATTCTGAGTGTAACAAGCTGGTGGACGGCTCCCTGATCGATCTCTGTGGGGCCACCCTCTTGTGGCGCACAGCGGAGGGCCTGGCCCGCACCCCCACGGTCAAGCACCTGGAGGCACTGCGGCAGGAGTTCAACGCCGGGCGGCCACAGTGCCCCGTCGGCTTCAACACCCTGGCCTTCCCCAGCATGCGGCACAAGGGCGTCTTGGACGAAAAGCAGCCGTGGGTGTACCTGCGCTGTGGGCACGTCCACGGCTACCATTGCTGGGGAGGGCGCCGGGAGCCCAGGGTGGAAGCGGAGAGCCAGGAGAGGGAGTGTCCCATGTGTCGAACACAGGGAGCCTACGTGCCGCTGTGGCTGGGCTGCGAGCCGGCCTTCTACGTAGACGCCGAGCCCCCCACTCACGCCTTCGTCCCCTGTGGGCACGTGTGCTCAGAGAAGACGACAGCGTACTGGAGCCAGATCTCACTGCCGCACGGCACGCAGGCGTTCCACGCCGCCTGCCCGTTCTGCATCCATCCTCTGAGTGGAGAGACCGGCTCTGTCAGACTCATCTTCCAAACCCCGCTGGACTAG
- the LOC105931220 gene encoding UTP--glucose-1-phosphate uridylyltransferase isoform X1, translating to MSLTVAALSRGPMTEFEEKLRRQHEASMHQELEALLATASKAEAEVSRKDFDGFKNLFHRFLQVKGPSVDWAKINRPPEESIQPYEKIKGKGLPENITACLNKLVVVKLNGGLGTSMGCKGPKSLISVRNENTFLDLTVRQIEHLNKTYDADVPLVLMNSFNTDEDTRKILQKYSHLQVKIHTFNQSRYPRINKESLLPIAKSMGVNGENTEAWYPPGHGDIYASFCNSGVLDKLLAEGREYIFVSNIDNLGATVDLYILHHLMSQPADKRYEFIMEVTDKTRADVKGGTLIQYEDHLRLLEIAQVPKAHVDEFKSVTKFKIFNTNNLWISLPAIKRLQDKNSMDLEIIVNPKTLDGGLNVIQLETAVGAAIKSFKNAMGINVPRSRFLPVKTSSDLLLVMSNLYSLDAGSLTMSKKREFPTTPHVKLGSSFTKVQDFLRRFENIPDMLELDHLTVSGDVTFGKNVSLKGTVIIIANHGDRIDIPAGAMLENKIVSGNLRILDH from the exons ATGTCGCTTACTGTAGCGG CTCTCAGCAGAGGACCGATGACAGAGTTTGAGGAGAAGCTCCGTCGGCAGCATGAAGCCTCCATGCATCAGGAGCTGGAGGCGCTGCTGGCCACAGCCAGCAAAGCTGAAGCAGAG GTCTCCAGAAAAGACTTTGATGGCTTCAAGAATCTCTTCCATAGATTCCTGCAGGTCAAAGGTCCCTCAGTGGACTGGGCCAAGATCAACCGGCCGCCCGAGGAGTCG ATCCAGCCGTACGAGAAGATCAAGGGGAAGGGCCTCCCTGAAAACATCACCGCCTGCCTCAACAAGCTTGTTGTGGTCAAACTGAACGGAGGTCTGGGAACCAGCATGGGCTGCAAGGGCCCCAAGAGTCTGATCAGCGTCCGCAATGAGAACACCTTCCTGGACTTGACCGTGCGGCAGATCGAG CATCTTAACAAAACCTACGATGCCGACGTGCCACTTGTTCTCATGAACTCTTTCAACACCGATGAGGACACAAGGAAGATCCTGCAGAAATACTCCCACCTTCAGGTCAAAATCCACACATTCAACCAGAGCAG GTATCCGAGAATCAACAAGGAGTCTCTGCTGCCGATTGCTAAGAGCATGGGCGTGAACGGTGAGAACACAGAGGCCTGGTACCCGCCAGGTCACGGCGACATCTACGCTAGCTTCTGTAACTCCGGCGTGCTGGACAAGCTCCTCGCCGAAGGTAGGGAATACATCTTTGTGTCCAACATCGACAACCTGGGCGCCACCGTGGATCTCTACATCCTCCACCACCTGATGAGCCAGCCGGCCGACAAACGCTACGAGTTCATCATGGAGGTCACAGACAAGACCAGAGCTGACGTCAAG GGTGGAACTCTGATCCAGTACGAGGACCATCTGAGGCTGCTGGAGATCGCTCAGGTTCCCAAGGCCCACGTGGACGAGTTCAAGTCCGTCACCAAGTTCAAGATCTTTAACACAAACAACCTGTGGATCTCCCTGCCCGCCATCAAGAGGCTGCAGGACAAGAACAGCATGGATCTGGAGATCATTGTAAACCCAAAG ACATTAGATGGTGGTCTGAATGTCATCCAGCTGGAGACGGCTGTGGGCGCAGCCATCAAGAGCTTCAAGAACGCCATGGGCATAAACGTCCCCCGCAGCCGCTTCCTCCCAGTGAAGACTTCATCGGACCTCCTGCTGGTGATGTCCAACCTGTACAGCCTGGATGCCGGCTCGCtcaccatgagcaagaaaagaGAGTTTCCCACAACGCCGCATGTTAAACTGGGCAGCTCCTTCACCAAG gTTCAGGACTTTCTGAGGAGGTTTGAAAATATCCCAGATATGTTGGAGCTGGATCACCTGACTGTATCTGGAGACGTGACCTTTGGAAAGAACGTCTCTCTGAAG GGAACTGTTATCATCATCGCCAACCACGGAGACCGGATCGACATTCCAGCTGGAGCAATGCTGGAGAACAAGATCGTCTCAGGAAACCTGAGGATCCTTGATCACTGA
- the LOC105931220 gene encoding UTP--glucose-1-phosphate uridylyltransferase isoform X2 yields MTEFEEKLRRQHEASMHQELEALLATASKAEAEVSRKDFDGFKNLFHRFLQVKGPSVDWAKINRPPEESIQPYEKIKGKGLPENITACLNKLVVVKLNGGLGTSMGCKGPKSLISVRNENTFLDLTVRQIEHLNKTYDADVPLVLMNSFNTDEDTRKILQKYSHLQVKIHTFNQSRYPRINKESLLPIAKSMGVNGENTEAWYPPGHGDIYASFCNSGVLDKLLAEGREYIFVSNIDNLGATVDLYILHHLMSQPADKRYEFIMEVTDKTRADVKGGTLIQYEDHLRLLEIAQVPKAHVDEFKSVTKFKIFNTNNLWISLPAIKRLQDKNSMDLEIIVNPKTLDGGLNVIQLETAVGAAIKSFKNAMGINVPRSRFLPVKTSSDLLLVMSNLYSLDAGSLTMSKKREFPTTPHVKLGSSFTKVQDFLRRFENIPDMLELDHLTVSGDVTFGKNVSLKGTVIIIANHGDRIDIPAGAMLENKIVSGNLRILDH; encoded by the exons ATGACAGAGTTTGAGGAGAAGCTCCGTCGGCAGCATGAAGCCTCCATGCATCAGGAGCTGGAGGCGCTGCTGGCCACAGCCAGCAAAGCTGAAGCAGAG GTCTCCAGAAAAGACTTTGATGGCTTCAAGAATCTCTTCCATAGATTCCTGCAGGTCAAAGGTCCCTCAGTGGACTGGGCCAAGATCAACCGGCCGCCCGAGGAGTCG ATCCAGCCGTACGAGAAGATCAAGGGGAAGGGCCTCCCTGAAAACATCACCGCCTGCCTCAACAAGCTTGTTGTGGTCAAACTGAACGGAGGTCTGGGAACCAGCATGGGCTGCAAGGGCCCCAAGAGTCTGATCAGCGTCCGCAATGAGAACACCTTCCTGGACTTGACCGTGCGGCAGATCGAG CATCTTAACAAAACCTACGATGCCGACGTGCCACTTGTTCTCATGAACTCTTTCAACACCGATGAGGACACAAGGAAGATCCTGCAGAAATACTCCCACCTTCAGGTCAAAATCCACACATTCAACCAGAGCAG GTATCCGAGAATCAACAAGGAGTCTCTGCTGCCGATTGCTAAGAGCATGGGCGTGAACGGTGAGAACACAGAGGCCTGGTACCCGCCAGGTCACGGCGACATCTACGCTAGCTTCTGTAACTCCGGCGTGCTGGACAAGCTCCTCGCCGAAGGTAGGGAATACATCTTTGTGTCCAACATCGACAACCTGGGCGCCACCGTGGATCTCTACATCCTCCACCACCTGATGAGCCAGCCGGCCGACAAACGCTACGAGTTCATCATGGAGGTCACAGACAAGACCAGAGCTGACGTCAAG GGTGGAACTCTGATCCAGTACGAGGACCATCTGAGGCTGCTGGAGATCGCTCAGGTTCCCAAGGCCCACGTGGACGAGTTCAAGTCCGTCACCAAGTTCAAGATCTTTAACACAAACAACCTGTGGATCTCCCTGCCCGCCATCAAGAGGCTGCAGGACAAGAACAGCATGGATCTGGAGATCATTGTAAACCCAAAG ACATTAGATGGTGGTCTGAATGTCATCCAGCTGGAGACGGCTGTGGGCGCAGCCATCAAGAGCTTCAAGAACGCCATGGGCATAAACGTCCCCCGCAGCCGCTTCCTCCCAGTGAAGACTTCATCGGACCTCCTGCTGGTGATGTCCAACCTGTACAGCCTGGATGCCGGCTCGCtcaccatgagcaagaaaagaGAGTTTCCCACAACGCCGCATGTTAAACTGGGCAGCTCCTTCACCAAG gTTCAGGACTTTCTGAGGAGGTTTGAAAATATCCCAGATATGTTGGAGCTGGATCACCTGACTGTATCTGGAGACGTGACCTTTGGAAAGAACGTCTCTCTGAAG GGAACTGTTATCATCATCGCCAACCACGGAGACCGGATCGACATTCCAGCTGGAGCAATGCTGGAGAACAAGATCGTCTCAGGAAACCTGAGGATCCTTGATCACTGA
- the vps54 gene encoding vacuolar protein sorting-associated protein 54 isoform X2, giving the protein MHDGRCAGALPFSGRVCLLFCSPFPRCFCDAEKENHRLPRFTRQLASWEASPNAMASSNSSSPVPRPAGGGRDGIYRKEHGASPPRCRGIRSLPDVCPKEPTGGGRGLCNGPSVVAEHDRWTVYSSKVNLPAALNDPRLAKRESDFFTKTWGLDFTEMEIMPSFYLPIITKEHFGPYLQEMTQRERIHERCKTICPNKDDVDAVSSVTTNHDKSRAELEQVPKIFMRPEFALEDPATFNTVLPWSHFHGAGGKSRDVASSKLLQEKLSHYLDVIEVSIARQISLRSEAFFHAMSSQHELQDRLQETQQAVAVLRSRTAAMDRVMCQGPLRALRTALTRNNCVKLHNKLKLMAAVHQTQPTVQLLLSTSEFVGALELIATTKEVLQQELQGIHSFRHLGSQLCELEKLIDKMMVEDFSMYARSDLNRSLKEEPQVLEKERLESLVFGLLRQRKLDFLDIYSDEMMTAAKAIVSQCVAECVVHIEEIDTEVFVKLADQMRLMTFPQWFELLENVFESFLLFLQRIKDTLNVISNVVLQVLSSNHKNRLVAESSPGPVGQDASQGEAELAYLTHEGLFISDALNEAQQQQESGLAGQDQRSTVGSRFQQNRAEAAAESDTSSGVTETSGGREHSFMSGENLMPTELELNRVINNLQELLYMASDVSHDRCVKVLTARAKDGSLERLTSAEFVSLSQAVERFVRDTEKLCGRRSVSLRGALQSQANRFVNRFHEERKTKLSLLLDNERWKQAEVPAEFQDLVNSIADGRISLPERKASGPEDRKPAEFLLVNGQKYAVVGTVLLLIRIFLEYCQCVNDIPSITTDMLTRLSDLLKHFNSRSCQLVLGAGALQIVGLKTITTKNLALASRCLQLVVHYIPIIRAHFETKLQPKQFSVLRHFDHITKDYNDHIAEISAKLVAIMDSLFEKFLAKYEVKAPMPSACFRNICKQMAKMHEAIFDLLPEEQTQMLFLRINAGFKMHLKRQLARLGVSNDGGPQHGLVVVDVAFYTENILALKSLERLDLNMAEIWEQKR; this is encoded by the exons a TGCATGATGGTCGTTGTGCCGGGGCGCTACCTTTCTCTGGACGAGTGTGTTTGCTCTTTTGCTCGCCGTTCCCCCGGTGTTTCTGTGATGCTGAAAAGGAGAACCACCGGCTGCCGCGCTTCACAAGACAG CTAGCCTCCTGGGAGGCGAGTCCCAATGCCATGGCCTCCAGTAACAGCTCCTCCCCAGTGCCTCGCCCTGCCGGTGGAGGCCGAGATGGGATCTACCGCAAGGAGCACGGTGCTTCCCCTCCTCGCTGCCGGGGCATTCGCTCCCTGCCTGATGTTTGCCCCAAGGAACCGACAG GTGGGGGGCGGGGTCTCTGCAACGGTCCATCCGTGGTGGCGGAACATGACCGGTGGACGGTGTACAGCTCCAAGGTCAACCTCCCCGCAGCGTTAAACGACCCAAGACTGGCCAAACGGGAGTCTgacttttttaccaaaacatggGGACTGGACTTTACAGAGATGGAAATCATGCCCTCCTTCTACCTGCCCATCATCACCAAGGAACACTTTGGGCCGTACCTGCAGGAAATGACACAG AGGGAACGAATCCACGAACGCTGCAAGACGATCTGTCCTAATAAAGATGATGTGGATGCAGTTTCCAGTGTCACCACCAACCACG ACAAATCCAGAGCCGAGCTCGAACAAGTTCCAAAG ATTTTTATGAGGCCAGAGTTTGCTTTGGAGGATCCAGCTACTTTCAACACTGTCCTGCCATGGTCACACTTTCACGGTGCGGGGGGGAAAAGCAGAGACGTGGCCTCCTCCAAACTGCTGCAGGAAAAG CTGAGTCACTACCTGGACGTCATAGAGGTCAGCATCGCTCGGCAGATCTCGCTGCGCTCCGAGGCTTTTTTCCACGCCATGTCCTCCCAGCACGAGCTGCAGGACCGGCTGCAGGAGACGCAGCAGGCAGTGGCTGTCCTGCGGAGCCGGACAGCAGCCATGGACCGGGTCATGTGCCAGGGGCCTCTCCGGGCCCTCCGCACCGCGCTGACACGCAACAACTGCGTGAAGCTGCACAACAAGCTGAAGCTGATGGCGGCGGTGCATCAGACGCAGCCCACTGTGCAGCTCCTGCTCTCTACCTCAGAGTTTGTTGGAGCGCTGGAGCTCATCGCCACCACCAAGGAGGTGCtgcagcaggagctgcagggaaTCCACAGCTTCAG ACATCTGGGTTCCCAGCTGTGCGAGCTGGAGAAGCTGATCGATAAGATGATGGTGGAGGACTTCAGCATGTATGCCCGCAGCGATCTGAACCGCAGTCTAAAGGAGGAGCCACAGGTGCTGGAGAAG GAGCGCCTGGAGTCGCTGGTGTTTGGTCTGCTGCGGCAGAGGAAGCTGGACTTCCTGGATATTTACAGCGATGAGATGATGACGGCTGCTAAGGCCATTGTCTCACAG tgtgtggcaGAGTGTGTTGTGCACATTGAAGAAATTGACACTGAAGTTTTCGTTAA GCTAGCTGACCAGATGCGTCTGATGACGTTCCCTCAGTGGTTTGAGCTGCTAGAAAACGTCTTTGAGAGTTTCCTTCTCTTCCTGCAGAGAATCAAG GATACGTTAAACGTGATCAGCAATGTAGTTCTTCAGGTTCTGTCTTCAAACCACAAGAATCGACTCGTGGCAGAAAGCAGTCCAGGCCCAGTGGGCCAAGATGCCTCCCAGGGGGAAGCTGAGCTAGCTTACCTCACCCACGAGGGTCTGTTCATCAGCGATGCTTTGAATGAAGCCCAGCAACAGCAGGAGTCGGGCTTGGCAGGTCAGGATCAGCGCTCCACAGTGGGCTCAAggttccagcagaaccgggccgaagctgctgcagaaagcGACACTTCCTCCGGGGTCACAGAAACGTCTGGTGGCAGAGAACACAGCTTCAT GTCTGGTGAGAACTTGATGCccactgagctggagctgaacCGCGTGATCAACaacctgcaggagctgctgtACATGGCTTCTGATGTTAGCCACGACCGCTGCGTCAAAGTCCTCACGGCCAGAGCCAAG GACGGCTCCCTGGAGCGCCTGACCTCGGCGGAGTTCGTGTCCCTCTCTCAGGCTGTGGAGAGGTTCGTCAGGGATACAGAGAAGCTGTGCGGCAGGCGAAGCGTCTCCCTGAGGGGGGCGCTGCAGAGCCAGGCCAACCGCTTTGTCAACCGTTTCCATGAAGAGCGGAAAACCAAACTCAG CCTCCTCCTGGATAATGAGCGCTGGAAGCAGGCAGAGGTTCCAGCCGAGTTTCAGGATCTGGTGAACTCCATAGCCGACGGCAGAATATCCCTACCAGAGCGCAAAGCGTCAG GCCCAGAGGACAGGAAACCTGCCGAGTTTCTGCTTGTTAACGGCCAGAAATATGCTGTTGTTGG AACGGTTCTGCTGCTGATCCGGATCTTTCTGGAATACTGTCAGTGTGTGAACGACATCCCATCCATCACCACAGACATGCTGACACGTCTGTCCGACCTGCTCAAG CACTTTAACTCCCGCAGCTGCCAGCTGGTTCTAGGAGCCGGAGCTCTGCAGATCGTTGGTCTCAAGACCATCACTACAAAAAACCTGG CATTAGCGTCCCGCTGTCTGCAGCTGGTGGTTCACTACATTCCCATCATCAGAGCTCATTTTGAGACCAAACTGCAGCCCAAACAGTTCAGCGTTCTCAGACACTTCGACCACATCACGAAG gacTACAATGATCATATAGCTGAAATCTCTGCTAAGCTGGTGGCCATCATGGACAGTCTGTTTGAGAAGTTTTTGGCAAAG TATGAAGTGAAGGCCCCGATGCCGTCGGCCTGCTTCAGAAACATCTGTAAACAGATGGCCAAGATGCATGAAGCCATCTTTGATCTTCTGCCTGAAGAACAGACACAG ATGTTGTTTCTGAGGATCAATGCTGGTTTTAAAATGCACCTTAAGAGGCAGTTGGCTCGACTCGGGGTCAGTAATGACGGAGGACCGCAGCATGG gctggtggtggtggacGTGGCCTTCTACACAGAGAACATCCTGGCCCTGAAGAGCCTCGAGCGACTCGACCTAAACATGGCGGAGATCTGGGAGCAGAAGaggtga
- the vps54 gene encoding vacuolar protein sorting-associated protein 54 isoform X1 has product MHDGRCAGALPFSGRVCLLFCSPFPRCFCDAEKENHRLPRFTRQLASWEASPNAMASSNSSSPVPRPAGGGRDGIYRKEHGASPPRCRGIRSLPDVCPKEPTGGGRGLCNGPSVVAEHDRWTVYSSKVNLPAALNDPRLAKRESDFFTKTWGLDFTEMEIMPSFYLPIITKEHFGPYLQEMTQRERIHERCKTICPNKDDVDAVSSVTTNHDKSRAELEQVPKIFMRPEFALEDPATFNTVLPWSHFHGAGGKSRDVASSKLLQEKLSHYLDVIEVSIARQISLRSEAFFHAMSSQHELQDRLQETQQAVAVLRSRTAAMDRVMCQGPLRALRTALTRNNCVKLHNKLKLMAAVHQTQPTVQLLLSTSEFVGALELIATTKEVLQQELQGIHSFRHLGSQLCELEKLIDKMMVEDFSMYARSDLNRSLKEEPQVLEKVPKSNADSQKERLESLVFGLLRQRKLDFLDIYSDEMMTAAKAIVSQCVAECVVHIEEIDTEVFVKLADQMRLMTFPQWFELLENVFESFLLFLQRIKDTLNVISNVVLQVLSSNHKNRLVAESSPGPVGQDASQGEAELAYLTHEGLFISDALNEAQQQQESGLAGQDQRSTVGSRFQQNRAEAAAESDTSSGVTETSGGREHSFMSGENLMPTELELNRVINNLQELLYMASDVSHDRCVKVLTARAKDGSLERLTSAEFVSLSQAVERFVRDTEKLCGRRSVSLRGALQSQANRFVNRFHEERKTKLSLLLDNERWKQAEVPAEFQDLVNSIADGRISLPERKASGPEDRKPAEFLLVNGQKYAVVGTVLLLIRIFLEYCQCVNDIPSITTDMLTRLSDLLKHFNSRSCQLVLGAGALQIVGLKTITTKNLALASRCLQLVVHYIPIIRAHFETKLQPKQFSVLRHFDHITKDYNDHIAEISAKLVAIMDSLFEKFLAKYEVKAPMPSACFRNICKQMAKMHEAIFDLLPEEQTQMLFLRINAGFKMHLKRQLARLGVSNDGGPQHGLVVVDVAFYTENILALKSLERLDLNMAEIWEQKR; this is encoded by the exons a TGCATGATGGTCGTTGTGCCGGGGCGCTACCTTTCTCTGGACGAGTGTGTTTGCTCTTTTGCTCGCCGTTCCCCCGGTGTTTCTGTGATGCTGAAAAGGAGAACCACCGGCTGCCGCGCTTCACAAGACAG CTAGCCTCCTGGGAGGCGAGTCCCAATGCCATGGCCTCCAGTAACAGCTCCTCCCCAGTGCCTCGCCCTGCCGGTGGAGGCCGAGATGGGATCTACCGCAAGGAGCACGGTGCTTCCCCTCCTCGCTGCCGGGGCATTCGCTCCCTGCCTGATGTTTGCCCCAAGGAACCGACAG GTGGGGGGCGGGGTCTCTGCAACGGTCCATCCGTGGTGGCGGAACATGACCGGTGGACGGTGTACAGCTCCAAGGTCAACCTCCCCGCAGCGTTAAACGACCCAAGACTGGCCAAACGGGAGTCTgacttttttaccaaaacatggGGACTGGACTTTACAGAGATGGAAATCATGCCCTCCTTCTACCTGCCCATCATCACCAAGGAACACTTTGGGCCGTACCTGCAGGAAATGACACAG AGGGAACGAATCCACGAACGCTGCAAGACGATCTGTCCTAATAAAGATGATGTGGATGCAGTTTCCAGTGTCACCACCAACCACG ACAAATCCAGAGCCGAGCTCGAACAAGTTCCAAAG ATTTTTATGAGGCCAGAGTTTGCTTTGGAGGATCCAGCTACTTTCAACACTGTCCTGCCATGGTCACACTTTCACGGTGCGGGGGGGAAAAGCAGAGACGTGGCCTCCTCCAAACTGCTGCAGGAAAAG CTGAGTCACTACCTGGACGTCATAGAGGTCAGCATCGCTCGGCAGATCTCGCTGCGCTCCGAGGCTTTTTTCCACGCCATGTCCTCCCAGCACGAGCTGCAGGACCGGCTGCAGGAGACGCAGCAGGCAGTGGCTGTCCTGCGGAGCCGGACAGCAGCCATGGACCGGGTCATGTGCCAGGGGCCTCTCCGGGCCCTCCGCACCGCGCTGACACGCAACAACTGCGTGAAGCTGCACAACAAGCTGAAGCTGATGGCGGCGGTGCATCAGACGCAGCCCACTGTGCAGCTCCTGCTCTCTACCTCAGAGTTTGTTGGAGCGCTGGAGCTCATCGCCACCACCAAGGAGGTGCtgcagcaggagctgcagggaaTCCACAGCTTCAG ACATCTGGGTTCCCAGCTGTGCGAGCTGGAGAAGCTGATCGATAAGATGATGGTGGAGGACTTCAGCATGTATGCCCGCAGCGATCTGAACCGCAGTCTAAAGGAGGAGCCACAGGTGCTGGAGAAG GTCCCTAAATCAAATGCTGACTCTCAAAAG GAGCGCCTGGAGTCGCTGGTGTTTGGTCTGCTGCGGCAGAGGAAGCTGGACTTCCTGGATATTTACAGCGATGAGATGATGACGGCTGCTAAGGCCATTGTCTCACAG tgtgtggcaGAGTGTGTTGTGCACATTGAAGAAATTGACACTGAAGTTTTCGTTAA GCTAGCTGACCAGATGCGTCTGATGACGTTCCCTCAGTGGTTTGAGCTGCTAGAAAACGTCTTTGAGAGTTTCCTTCTCTTCCTGCAGAGAATCAAG GATACGTTAAACGTGATCAGCAATGTAGTTCTTCAGGTTCTGTCTTCAAACCACAAGAATCGACTCGTGGCAGAAAGCAGTCCAGGCCCAGTGGGCCAAGATGCCTCCCAGGGGGAAGCTGAGCTAGCTTACCTCACCCACGAGGGTCTGTTCATCAGCGATGCTTTGAATGAAGCCCAGCAACAGCAGGAGTCGGGCTTGGCAGGTCAGGATCAGCGCTCCACAGTGGGCTCAAggttccagcagaaccgggccgaagctgctgcagaaagcGACACTTCCTCCGGGGTCACAGAAACGTCTGGTGGCAGAGAACACAGCTTCAT GTCTGGTGAGAACTTGATGCccactgagctggagctgaacCGCGTGATCAACaacctgcaggagctgctgtACATGGCTTCTGATGTTAGCCACGACCGCTGCGTCAAAGTCCTCACGGCCAGAGCCAAG GACGGCTCCCTGGAGCGCCTGACCTCGGCGGAGTTCGTGTCCCTCTCTCAGGCTGTGGAGAGGTTCGTCAGGGATACAGAGAAGCTGTGCGGCAGGCGAAGCGTCTCCCTGAGGGGGGCGCTGCAGAGCCAGGCCAACCGCTTTGTCAACCGTTTCCATGAAGAGCGGAAAACCAAACTCAG CCTCCTCCTGGATAATGAGCGCTGGAAGCAGGCAGAGGTTCCAGCCGAGTTTCAGGATCTGGTGAACTCCATAGCCGACGGCAGAATATCCCTACCAGAGCGCAAAGCGTCAG GCCCAGAGGACAGGAAACCTGCCGAGTTTCTGCTTGTTAACGGCCAGAAATATGCTGTTGTTGG AACGGTTCTGCTGCTGATCCGGATCTTTCTGGAATACTGTCAGTGTGTGAACGACATCCCATCCATCACCACAGACATGCTGACACGTCTGTCCGACCTGCTCAAG CACTTTAACTCCCGCAGCTGCCAGCTGGTTCTAGGAGCCGGAGCTCTGCAGATCGTTGGTCTCAAGACCATCACTACAAAAAACCTGG CATTAGCGTCCCGCTGTCTGCAGCTGGTGGTTCACTACATTCCCATCATCAGAGCTCATTTTGAGACCAAACTGCAGCCCAAACAGTTCAGCGTTCTCAGACACTTCGACCACATCACGAAG gacTACAATGATCATATAGCTGAAATCTCTGCTAAGCTGGTGGCCATCATGGACAGTCTGTTTGAGAAGTTTTTGGCAAAG TATGAAGTGAAGGCCCCGATGCCGTCGGCCTGCTTCAGAAACATCTGTAAACAGATGGCCAAGATGCATGAAGCCATCTTTGATCTTCTGCCTGAAGAACAGACACAG ATGTTGTTTCTGAGGATCAATGCTGGTTTTAAAATGCACCTTAAGAGGCAGTTGGCTCGACTCGGGGTCAGTAATGACGGAGGACCGCAGCATGG gctggtggtggtggacGTGGCCTTCTACACAGAGAACATCCTGGCCCTGAAGAGCCTCGAGCGACTCGACCTAAACATGGCGGAGATCTGGGAGCAGAAGaggtga